The Pseudomonadota bacterium genome segment CGGCACCGTGGGTTCCGCCGAAGGTGAAAAAATCGTCCAGGCCTGCGAGATGGCCAAACTCAAACGGCGGCCGCTGCTCTTTTACGTGCATACCACCGGCGGCATCAGAATCCAGGAAGGCACCCTCGGCGTCATCCAGATGCCCAAATGCACCATGGCGGTGCGTGAATACATCGATGCCGGCGGCCTGTACATCGTGGTCTACGACAATAACTCCTATGCCGGTCCGGTAGCGAGCTTTCTCGGCTGTTCGCATTATCAGTTCGCGATCAGGTCGAGCCGGATCGGTTTCGCCGGCCCGCGGGTGATCCGTGACACCACCGGTGACGAAGTGCCGCCTGATTATCACAGTGCCCGGAATGCATTGCGGCGGGGCCATATCCAGGGAATCTGGGACCGGCGTGAATTCCGTCGTAATCTGCACAAGAGCCTGAAAACCATGGGCGGCGGCAAGCTCTATTACCGATGATGGGGCGGCCGCACCTTATCCGGCGCGGCCTTGGAATTGTTTAAAGATTGTTTCTCCAGAAGTCATGACTACCCAAACGTATACAGAACGATATGAACGAAGATATAGATTTTGACGAGGTTTTCAGGAAGTATCGCTCCGACCCTTACGACCATGTGGATATTCATTCCATCCACACCGGCCAGCTGCGCTTCAGGGTGGCGGTCGGTGACCAGGTCGAAGGCCGCGGAGGCGAATGGGACCATATTCCCGGGACCGTTCTCTATATGCTGAACCGGGAACGCAACCCGAAACAGGTCCATTCACCGACCAACGGAATCGTCTCTTTTGTGAGGACGGATCTCGACGGACTTTTTGTTGAGGCGGGGGAGAAAATCATTACCATCAAACACCCCCTGAAGAAACGGGAGATCATCGACGGCATCCTGAAGCAGGTCCTCTTTTCCTTCAAGGCTCCTGAGCGGGCCAAGTACTTCTTTTCCATGGAAATCCAGTCCAGGATTGAGAAATACGGCCAGAAAAAGGTCTCCATCAAACCGGGCGAGGAGCTTTTCACCATGTCGTTGATGAAACGGGAAACGCCGGTGTATTATGCCGGTGAGCCGGGAATCATTCATTCCGTGTATTTTAAAAACGGCGAGAGCATTGAACAGGGCGAGCCCCTGGTCGGGATCTGTCCCAAGGAAAAGCTGCCTGTAATCCAGAAGATCATTACCCGCGTCAAGGCTGAATGGGAATAATCAATATCCTGTCTCCAGCCGTTGTCCGGCAGATCACCCGGGACGAGATCGCTCCCGACCGCAGTCATACTTTCCCACCAGAAACCGTTGATGCCGTTTGCCGTTATGGGGCGATTGTCGGTTCGACCATCCACCGCTTCGACCGTCTTGAGCGGGGGATGGACCGGGCCCGCGAGATGATCCGCGAGCATGAGGCTGGCGGGAAGTCTTTCCCGAGCGGCCTGGTTATTCTGGCCAACGAGCTTATGGGCGGCCGCGGCCGCTTTCAGCGTTCCTGGCACGCCCCGGCCGGCGGCTTGTGGATGACCGTGGTTCTGGTCAATACCCTCCTTCCTTCCTCCTCTTCTCTCTATACCCTGGCCACGGGAGTTTCCGCCTGCGAGACTATCAGGGAGATCGTCCCCGAGGCCGCCGTCAAATGGGTGAACGACGTCCACTGCGGGGGGAAAAAACTATGCGGTGTTCTGGCCGAGACCATGCGCGGTCCGGTCAGCGGTGATGAGTATATTCTCCTCGGGATCGGGATCAACGTGAATAACGAGGAGTTCCCTCCCGAGATCTCTTCCGCCGCGACCTCCTTAAAACAGCTGACCGGGGTTGAGTCCGATGTGAACCGGCTGGCGGCCACGTTCCTGGCCAACCTGTCCTGGAATATCGGTCTGCTCCATTATGAAGAGGAAAACATTCTCGCCTTTGCCGGTCGCGGCCAGGCGGAGGATCCGGAGCTTCTTCTTTCGGCCCTTGCCGGGCGAGACCACCTGCTGGTCGCCCGCTGGAAAGAGTTGAGCGATTCCGTCGGCCGCAGGGTGATTTTCGGCCATGATGTTCAGAAGAATCCGCAGTTCGAAGCGGTTGTCCTTAATGTTGATGAGGCAGGGCGGATTGTCATGGAGTTGCCGGACGGAACGACCGTTGTTCAGAACAGCGGTGAGATCATATACCTGTCGTAGCGGCCATGCCTGCATCTGTCAGCGTCATCATCCCCACCTACAATCGCATTGCCCATCTTGTAAAGGCCATTGATTCGGTCCTTGCCCAGTCATATCGAAATTTTGAGATTATCGTCGTTGACGACGGTTCCGATGACGGAACACAAGAGATCGTTGCATCCTATGGTCATCCTGTCAGTTACATCCATCAGCCGAACAGGGGTGTTTCAGCCGCCAGAAATGCCGGGGTAAAGGGCGCAAAATACAGCTTTCTGGCCTTTCTCGATTCCGATGACCGTTACGAGCCCGATAAATTGAAGATTCAGGTCGAGGCACTGGAGAGTTCGCCTGAACACCTGATCTCCCATACCGATGAAGTCTGGTATCGACAGGGAAAGATTCTGAGTCAGAAGAAGAAGCATGCCAGGAGCGGCGGCGATATTTTCGAACGAAGCCTTGAGCTGTGCGTGGTCGGAATGTCGACCGTTATGGTCCGCAGGGAATTCTTCGACCTGGTCGGACTCTTCGATGAGTCGCTTCCCTGTTGCGAGGATTACGACCTGTGGCTCCGTGCCGGATGCAGATATCCTTTCCTGCTGGTTCCCAAACCATTGACGATCAAGGACGGCGGTCGCCCGGACCAATTATCTGCCATCCACCGGGAGGGGATGGACAAATATCGGATCCAGTCCCTGGTCAAACTGCTGGAATCCGCCCTTCTCTCCGTTCGGCAAACAGAGCTGGCCTCTGAGGAACTCTGCCGAAAATGCACCGTCTACGGCAACGGCTGCCTGAAACATGGCCGGGAGGAAGAGGGAAGGGCCTTTCTCAAACTCGCAAGTGAGTATCGTGCTCCTTCCCTGATATAGGGAACACAGGGTGAATCCACTTTTTCCGTTGCCTTTAAAACGAATTCTCCATGAGCCGCCGTTGTCATTTGGCTACCAATCTCACACAGTTTTTCCCGGCTTCTTTGGCGGCATAAACACCTTTATCGGCGGCTTTGATCAACTCGTCATAGGTTTTCATCTCGGGCAATCGGACCGCAACGCCGACACTGACGCTGCCATGCCATGGCTTGCCGCCGGTGGGGATGCGAAGTTCCGATACGGCCTTTCGGGTGACTTCCGCTATATGCAGGCCCCCCTCTTTATCGGTAGCCGGACAGATAATGAGAAATTCATCGCCCCCGAGCCGACAGACGATATCATCACTTCGAAATGAATCCATTAAGGTAATTGCCAGTTCCTTGAGTACCCGGTCGCCGGCATCGTGACCAAAGTCATCGTTTACCTCCTTGAAATGGTCCGCATCTATCATTACGCAAACCAGGGGCAGATCTTTCTTTAAAGCTTCATCCCAAAGGGCCGACAAGCTTCGCATCGCATGGCGTCGATTGGGGAGCCCGGTCAAAGCGTCTGTCCGGGACAACTCTTCAAGATGCAGATTGGCTTCTGAGAGTTCTCTGGTACGCAATGCCACCTGTTCTTCAAGCGACTCATTCAGCATTTTCAACTCCCGGTTTCGCATTGTTACCTGCTCAAACAGACCATTCAGGGCCTCAAGCAACGGTGCGGTTGCACTCAATCTTTGCTGCTCCAGGCTGTTATATGCCTCGCTCGGGTTCATCCCCGACTTGATGGCCTTGACCTGCATCGCCATGTCCTGATCATTTCCGAGAATATGGTACCCGAGCCAATAGATGAGAAATCTCAGAAGAAAGCGTGCCTGATCGAGTCTTTCGGCGGAAATACCGGAATAGATGGAGGTTACCTCTTCCAGAAAACCTCGATGGACCCCGACATGGTTATCCAGATACCTGGCGTCCAAGCCGGCTGCTTCCATCAATTTTTCCTCATTCCGGAAATGGAATTCGGCGTAATCAGCCAGCTTGCTGAAGATCTCATCCACATCCCGGATTCGGATTTCATCTTCAGTCAGCAGGTTGCTGAGCTGATTGATGATATTGACAAGGTAGTGGTGTTGAGCATCAACTTCGGGCAGACCGGTTAAAAAATGGTCGCCCCATTGAAATGATTCCATGGTCCTTTACCCAGATTCACGTTTTGAATATCCATTATGATATACCATAGTAATCATTGAAAAGATCATTTTAATGGGTGCCTCTATCCTTTCTCTTCTGTGGTAGCACCTGCTTGTCGACTGTTTGACAGCGATGAAAAGAGCTGTTTTGCTGATCGGACTTGCGGATGTTTCCCTTTGAAGGCGACATGAAAAAAATTATCCCGATCATCGTCGTTCTCCTGATGGCAATTCTTTCCGGCAATCTTTCCGCCAAAGAACGGCTGGCTGTGATGGAGCTCGAAGGTCTTGTCGGGATTGGGGTGAGTCTCTTATCGAGATGGTGACCATCTATTAGAAGGACCCGATTCACGCGCAGGGGGAAGATCCCAACATAAGGGGAGGGGGGGTGATATCTGATCCGGATTGATATCTCTTGCCATTGGTTCCTCCCTTTCAGTGAGAAATTTCTGGCCATTGAAGCTCCCCGCGGCAGATAGCAAACGGAGTGCGACTTCGAGCCACGGGGAATCTCCGTATGGAAGGTTACTTACATCAGATTCGCTCACTAACCCCGCAGCAGGTAACGGAGCCTGCGACACTCCGAGCTGCGGGGAATGCGTTTCGCTATGCATGTTCAAACGGGGAAGCATATCCGGTCAGTCGAGGGGGATCAGACCTTCAGATTGGATTAAAAGGCATACCGCAGGTTGCCCTGCAGGCTGTATTCATCGATATTGGAACGGCCGAACTTTGAAGAACCGCTTAAATCCACGGTCAGAGTCTCCAGAAAATTCATCCGTACTCCGCAGCCGATATCACCTCCGGTGCGGTCGTAATCCAGTCCGGCGATTTCATCGTATTTGGTGTCATACTCGAATCCCAGAAGGAAGTAAGGCTCCGCATGGGTAAAGCCATACGCCACCTCAACCCCGGCGGTAAACTGGGCGATATCAATCGCATTGCCGGGGACCACCGTGTTGTCGCTCTCAGTGAATCCCTCCTGTTTCTCATGGGCATGGAGATAGGCAACATTTGCCACAAAGGTCCAGTTGTTCAGGTAATAGAAATTATTGATTGTGCTTTGCATAAAATACCGTTGGGCATTCAACGAACTGGTGATGGTCCCGGAGAGCCTGTCTTGCTCGTAGGAAACATAGGTGTAACCGGCAATCAGATCAAATGAGAAAGCATCGGATACCTGCCAGGTGAGGTACGGTGCCAGAGAATAGCCATCGGTCTGCAATGATCCCAGGTTATACCGTGAATTCTCATCGATATTTTCATACGTCAGGGCTGTTCCCGCAGCAAAGTTCTCGGTGAACATGTAGTCATACCCAGCCACCATGGTGTACAGGTCGGAATCAGACTCGGTAACAAGATTCCTGTCACCAGTTGATGTGTAACCAAGGTTCCCCCAAATCCCCTGGCGATCAATCTGGTCACCGGCGGAGATTCCCAATTGATTCTGACTGATCGAGAGTTTGATCCGGTCATCAAAAAGATCCTTCGGCGGAGAATCAGCAGCAGGAGAAGGGGTGCTTTTATTCCTGCTTCCGGCAAGGGAGGCCTCCAGACCGCGAGCTGCTCTCGAAGCTGAACGGCGAAAAATACTAACCGTACGTATGGAGATAAATTTTGTTAAAAAATTTACCGAAGAGATCAGGTTTTTACCACCACTTACAACGGAAGAGGCACTGTTCCCAGTGATCGCGGGAGGTGCAGGGGGCGTTCCAATGGTCAGGGAGTAATTGTCAAAAGCTGCTGTGAATGAGTTGAAAAACTGAAAAGTATCAGCGCCATTATAGCCGGGATCCGCAGTATAGCGGACAATCTCGGTTGGGACAACACCTGTGGCCGTGCCGCAATCAGCCAATTCCCGGGCAGGGGAAAGGGTGCCGGCGCCACCGTCGGAGAAGGTACCGTGAAGAGGAGCAATAGTATTGTCCGCAACATTTGTGAGATAGCCGTTGAGTGTTCCTGAACCACAATTGTGGAAGATAACGTCATAGGTGCCGCCTACTGCAATGGATTGGACATAATCTGCGCCAAAGGCCGGCATGGAAAGGAAGACCACGAATCCAAGCAATAAGAGAATAAACCCATTCTTTTTCATTGTCATTCTCCGTCAGCTCAATAAGATTGATTGGGGTGTCTCTTGCAAAAACAGCTCAAAGGGAAAATCCCGGCCATCATACCATGGTCAGGTTTCCCTGGGAAACCCAAAATGGCAGACGCAAGCTATTAATATTCCGGTGGACTCACACCGTTATTCTCTGTATTTTCATAAGTGTTCAGCACCGCTCCATGTTCGCCCATTCAGAGCTTCTCGAATAATACGTATGCCTTGACCCCTAAAAGAATGAAAAGGAAATCAATGGATTCCAGCAAGAGAATCATCACCCTGCTTATCTGCCTCCTTATCATCCTTCCCGCCCTCCATGACCCGGCTTTTGCCCGCGGCCCAAAATTTCGGCCTGCAGCAACCAGAGCCATTGCCAAGGCCATCAGCACCAATACCAGGCAGATATTTAAACCCTCCTTTACCATTCGTTCCCGCTATGCCGGGGCAATGAACAGTGTCTCCATAAGCAGGGACGGCCAGTGGTTTGTTACCGCTGGAGACAGTGGCATGGCCCACCTCTGGGATATGACGACCGGCCGGCAGGAGAGCGTTCTCAGCCGGGGAACCAGTCCAATCAAAGGGGTGGCCTTTGTGCCGGGACAGGACAGGCTGATCACCGTCGACGGGCACGGCAAATTATTGCTCCGGGATATCTCAACGGACACCATCATTCGGGAAATCAACACCTCCCAGCCAGGCAACCCAACCCTCCTGGCCGTTACCCCGTTTGCGGCAAAAGGGCTCAAAACACGTGGCTTGAAATTCACCGGCGGGGCCGGATCTGCGCCGGAATTTTCCTATGAAGGCCAATACTGTCTTGCCCCCGACAGCAAAACCCAAATCGGGGTGTGGGATCTGGACACCGGCAAAAAAATACGCGCCTTCGATGGCCATTCAGCCAACCTCACCGCCCTCACCGTGGCGGAGAGCGGCTTTCTCGCCGCATCCGGGGACGACTCCGGCAAGGTCATTCTCTGGAACTGGCAGACCGGTGCAATGGTGGGGGAATTCCAGTACCGCAAGGTGGTGACGGCCCTCGCGCTGGGGAATGACGGCGCCCTTATGGCGGCGGGTCTGGCCAATGGGGAAATTCATTCGTGGCAGGTCGGCACCAAGAAAGAGCTCCTTTCCATCACCGGGCATGTTGGTGCGGTGCGATCGGTAAGCTTCAGCCCCAACATCACCGAGATCGCCTCGGCAGGAGATGACAACATCATCAAAACCTGGTCTGCAGCCCAGGGGAACTTGCTCAAGGAAATGCCCGGGCACACCGGCGCCATCAACGATCTCAAATACAGCCCCTCCAGCAAAGAGCTGCTGTCATGCTCCGCAGATAAAACCTCCCGTTTTTGGGATACGGCGTCCGGAGAGGAAATGGCGCGCCTGGTTTCTATGAAGCAGGGCTGGGCCGTGGTGAGTCCTGCCGGTTATTTTGACGGCACCCTGGATGGCGAACTCGAGGATCGACTGGATGCCATTTTATGGACCGTCGGCAAACGCGCCTTCAAGGTGGATGGCTTTATTGAGGGATATTATCGACCGGCCCTTCTCGGGCGTCTCTTTGCCGGTCAGGATCCCGCCTCGGGTGATCTCCCCAGCATCAGTGACGGCTTTGAGCTGCCCCCCCAGGTGCGCATCATATCCCCTTCACCGGACAGCAGCTTTCAAAAACGACAGATCACTGTGGAGGTGGAGGCCATTGATGAAGGCGGCGGCATTGATTCCATCAGCCTCTTTCACAATCAGAAGATTGTTCCCGGGGGCATGGTCGGCCGAAGCAACAATGGGAATAATTCCACAAAGACCTTTACGGTCGCGCTGGAGGATGATGAAAACCATTTCCGCGCCGTAGGTTTTGGTAAAAACCGCATTGAAAGCGAAGGTGCGGAAATTGTCGTGAACTATAGCGGCGCAAAGCCGCTTGAACCTCCGGTCTTGCACCTTTTTGTGGTGGGGATCAATACATATCTGAACCCGGCCCTGAATCTGAATTTCGGGGTCCCCGATGCCAGGGCGGTCTCAGGCTATTTCGGCAGGGCGAAATCGGGATTTTTCGCCGACATCTCGACCCATCATCTTTTCGACAGTCAGGCCTCCCGGGAAGGGGTGAGCAAGATGCTAGCCGACATGGAGGGTATCCCGGCCCGGGACACCATTGTCCTCTACTTTGCCGGACACGGTGAAACGGTCGGGGATGAGTGGTTTTACATACCATATGATATGGGCGCCCTGAAAGATGAGCAGGGTATCCGGGCCAAGGGGATCTCATCTAAAATACTGCAGGAACACCTCGGCAACAGTCAGGCTCAGCGCATTGTGCTGCTCCTGGATGCGTGTAAATCAGGGGCGGCGATGCAGGCCTTCGCCGCCTTTGAGGATCAACGTCCCTTTTCCCTGCTCAGTCGGGCCACCGGAATCCATATTGCCGCCGCCTCCACCAGTCAGCAATATGCCAGCGAACTGGAAGAGCTGGGCCACGGCGTCTTTACCTTTACCCTGCTCAATGCCCTGGATGGACAGGCAGACCTGCAACCGTCCGACGGCAGGATATCGGTGCAGGAGGTCCTGGCCTATATCAATGAGCAGATGCCGCTGCTCATTAAAAAGCACAACACCTCCGCCCAACGCCCCATTACCAGCTCCAGGGGGATCGACTTTGCCATTTCCCTGAATCCGTGACGGCTTAGTACCATCTGCCGCCTCAAGCGGCTGTAATTACATACAAAGATATTGCTCGGTGGCGGGGTCAGAAATTCACCCGCCGCCCTCGGACGTTCACGGATTTATGATTTCGGCCAGCCGTCGGTAATTGTCCTGATGCTATCTTCCCGGCCGCCGGCAAGTTCATTGAAGTTCAATTCGCGTGTAATTCCCCGCAGCTCGCTGCCATAATTCAGAGAAAATTGCGGGAGGGAAGTGTGCGCAGGTGAGGAATGCGTGCGCCAGGAGTCAGGGTCCAGGATAAAATGGAACCGCAAGAGAAGTGTGGTTCGGTTCGTTCTGACTCCTGAATTCCGGCTGCTGACTTCTGTTCCCTCGCGACTTGGCCGGGGGAGTTCATTCAATTGATGGCAAAAGAAATACTGGCCCTGGTGGGGGAGCTCGTCATGACTTCTTTGGTGAAGCGGATCCCCCGGGTGCGGATCTCCTCGCTGACCGGTAACGGTTTTTCACTGGCGATGGCCTTGATGCGATCCACTCCCGCCGGCGGCGTCACTTCCAGGCTGAAGTCGGCATCCGGAGGAGGGATCTGATAGCGTCTCCCCGGTTGGCAAAAATTATCAGGCTGATAGGGGTTGGGAAAAATAGTCATCACATCACCGGCCGGAGTGACGTCGATAATCTTCACATAAAGGGGTTTGGCGACTTCAAAAAATATTTTCATACGATCACCGATCTCATATTTCGGGGCATCGGTCCACAGTCGCAAAAATGTATCGGCGCTGGTGGCCTGATTTGACTTGCTCAAGAGTGAGGCCGATTCAGCTTCGGCCTGGGCGACCCACTGATAATAGACGGGGTCCGCCTCGCGCCAGACCCTGGCCGTGGCAATAATTTCACCATTCTGCAGATTGGACAGTTTCAGATCACAGCGCACTTTTGATTTTTCCAGGAGAACCTTGCCGATGAGCAGAAAATCCGCATCAATGAGACTCCGTGCCCCGACATCGCCTTCGGTTAAACCGGCCATATTGAGCTGCCACTCCTCCATGATCAACTTGAGATCCCGGCGCTCGACAAACTGCAGATCATGCTCCTTGCCGATCTCTACCGCCATCGGTTCAATGAGCTGCGTTATTTCCGCGGTCAATTTTGTTTTTTTGCCCTCATTACTGGTAAAATCCCCACAGGCCACCCGCTTGCCTGCCGGCAGTCGGGATAAAATCCCGGTCAGCCCTTCGGCAAAGGACATTTCTTCGTTCCGGTCAGAGGCGAAACCCGCGTCCGGCATGGAAAAGAACAAACAACACAACATGATGAATACACTGCAGCTTCGGACGGAAATCAGCATGAACCGGGTACCGCGCAAAAAAAGATTTCCCATGATATTCCCTATGGCCTCTAAATTATTCAGCTGGATACTGATCCTCAATATTCTTCTTACCAGTGGTTGTACAATTTTCCAAAGCAAAACAGAGCTTGCCGGATCACTTGCCGAACAGGGAAACCTGGTACCGGTGATTTTTCAGACAGAGTTATTTGCGATTCGTGGTTTTCAGCGCTTTACCGATCCTTCTTCCCCACTGGTTGTTTATCTGGAAGGGGATGGAGCAGCCTGGCGGAACAAACGCAGCCCGGCGGCCGACCCGACCCCCAGGAACCCGCTGGCCTTGAAACTTGTCATCCGGGATCCGGCAGCCAACGTTCTCTATCTGGCCCGGCCGTGTCAATACATCTCCGGCAGTCAATGCCGCCCCGAATACTGGAGCAGCCACCGCTACGGCACAGCCGTCAGCCGAGCGATCAACCAGGCCCTGGATCAAGGCCGGGTGATTTCAGGCAGCAGCCGCATTGTCCTTATCGGGTATTCAGGGGGAGGGACTCTGGCCGCCCTGGTGTCCGGGCAGCGCGAGGATGTGTGCCGGCTGATCACCATCGCCGCAAACCTCGATGTGAGCGGCTGGACGGCTTTTCACCGAGTCGATCCATTGTGGGGGTCCGATACCCCAATGCGCCATGCCGGCACCCTGCAACATGTTCCACAAATCCACCTGGTGGGATCCGAGGATACCATTGTCCCCGAGGCCATTGTCCAGTCATACCTTGACGCTTTGCCGGACCAATCCGGCAGCCGGCTTCTGGTGATCGCCGATACGGACCATCATGCCGGCTGGGTGGAAAAATGGCCCCTTATATTAGAAGAGCTGCGAGGCTGCCCATAAAATAACGTTTTTCCATCTTGAACAAGGTCAATGCCTGGTGAATTCTCCGGCAGAGTGATCATGACTTCTTCTGAGCCCGTTATTCATTAAGAACCTCTGAAAAGACAATGGAGAATTTCGATCGGTCCGAGACTTCGTTTTATGGCTCAGGTCCGAGAGGTGCAGGTGGTGGTAATTTGGTTTTATGTTGTTGTCAAAGAAACTTGTTTTCGCGGTTTTGATTTTGATACCATGATCGCTGGGTGGAAAAGTGTTTGGTTTCAGGAATATCTTTCTTGTAGGTAAATGCATGGTATCATTGGATAAATTTCGAGATATGGACATGGTGGAGCAGGTCGTGGTTCTTGAGGATATCAAGGAGCGGGATCTGGTGAGGTATCTTCCGGATCTCCTTAAAATCTATTCCGCTGCGGAATGTGACGATGCGGTCGACGAGATGTTGTATCACACGATCTTCAGTCTTCTGGATCACCGGGAAGATGATATCCTGGACGGGATGGAAAACCAGGACCGGCGGATCCGTCAGCTTTGCATCAGAAAGGCCGCCGATGTCACTCCGAACCGGGTAAAGGATCGTCTGGTCCAGGAGCTTGATGAAGGGGAAGACCAGGAGATGGTCAGTGAGATCATCCGGGCCTTGAGCTATTATAAAGATCCGGAACTGATTCCGGTGTTTGAACGGTACCTGGATCACGATGATCCGGCGATAGTATCCTGGGCTGAGGACGGGCTGGAATTTATTAGGGGAAGTTTAAAGTGAGGAGTGAGAAGTGAAAAGTTAGGAGTTAGGAGATAGGAGTCAGAAGTCTGGAGCTGGGAGAAAGAAGGCAAAGGACAGAAGTCAGGGACTGCAGCCAGAGAGCAGGGAGCCAGCGGTAAAAATAAGGCCGGGAACTTGAAATCGATTCGAGTTTCCGGCTTTATTTTTTTGCGATTTCCAGAACGATATCGAATGTTGCCTTGTTTTCTCCCTCTTTGGGGTAGTGCTGGGTGATGAGTTCCTCGTGTCCTTCTGCGGTGATCTTGATGTGGATATGCGGGAGTCTGCCTACGTAGTCGGTAGGGCGGTTTGACGCGAAGCGGTATCTTCCCTTGCGGTCTGCAATGACGGTTGCCCGGTGGGCGTCATCGTATTCCCCTTCCGGATTGACCAGCCAGAACTCGATTCTGCTTTTCGGCAGCGGACGGCAGCCCTTGGCCGAGAGAATCTGCCCGCTCAAGACATAACCTTGTCCGACCTTGTTCCTCTCCGGCGCGTTTGCCCGGTAGAACGGGCCGATTTCATCGTATGGTGTCGGCTGACACTGCCCGATTTCCTGTTGTGCCGGATCGGTTTCGCAGGCAGTGACGATGGCTGCAAATAAGAGAATCAGCAGGATGATTTTAACGGTTTTCATTTTCTCTCCTTTTTCGAGTGAGGAAAAGCCGGAGTGTCCAGAGTGACCCCGGCAACAGAAAGAGCAGCGCGAGCCGCAGGGCAACGATTCTTGGCGACATGCCGCTGTCGAGAGCGGCGCCGGTGAACCAGGTGGAAAGGCTCAAAATCAGGGTAAGCAAGGCCATTTCGGCGGCGAAAACCCTGCCCCGGAAATGGTCCGGCACGATCCGCTGGAGAAGGTTGGTGGAAAACACCCACTGGACCGAGCCGCCCAGATGACCGAGAAAAACGAAGGGGACTGCGGCAAGGAGGGTGGGCGCCAGACTGAACAGGATAT includes the following:
- a CDS encoding HEAT repeat domain-containing protein, which gives rise to MDKFRDMDMVEQVVVLEDIKERDLVRYLPDLLKIYSAAECDDAVDEMLYHTIFSLLDHREDDILDGMENQDRRIRQLCIRKAADVTPNRVKDRLVQELDEGEDQEMVSEIIRALSYYKDPELIPVFERYLDHDDPAIVSWAEDGLEFIRGSLK
- a CDS encoding intradiol ring-cleavage dioxygenase, giving the protein MKTVKIILLILLFAAIVTACETDPAQQEIGQCQPTPYDEIGPFYRANAPERNKVGQGYVLSGQILSAKGCRPLPKSRIEFWLVNPEGEYDDAHRATVIADRKGRYRFASNRPTDYVGRLPHIHIKITAEGHEELITQHYPKEGENKATFDIVLEIAKK